A window from Festucalex cinctus isolate MCC-2025b chromosome 12, RoL_Fcin_1.0, whole genome shotgun sequence encodes these proteins:
- the foxa1 gene encoding hepatocyte nuclear factor 3-alpha — protein sequence MLGSVKMEGQEAPDWTCFYGDEVYSPMAASLGMGSVSGYMSAGSGGVASASFNMAYGGSSISPAPVSGVGVSCLGNAGLGGAMSPCGGSAGQAAAQHHHHHHHHAYAGVSPGSQYGGGGGGGSGGLNLNRGRDAKPALRRSYPHAKPPYSYISLITMAIQQAPGKMLTLSEIYQWIMELFPFYRNNQQRWQNSIRHSLSFNDCFVKVSRSPDKPGKGSYWTLHPDSGNMFENGCYLRRQKRFKCDRKSLAEGRKDRGGVGGAPCVDATLKPAGLTDASSSSRCSPPPPGPEGAKLAGPQLLSSLCLPPHGMELKGDAHYAFNHPFSINNLMSSPEHHKLDLRAYDALQYSAYGAGRGGEALEAPYYQGACTRALLNTS from the exons ATGCTGGGCTCGGTCAAGATGGAAGGTCAGGAAGCTCCGGACTGGACTTGCTTCTACGGTGACGAG GTGTACTCCCCGATGGCGGCGAGCCTGGGGATGGGCTCGGTGTCGGGCTACATGTCGGCCGGCAGCGGCGGGGTGGCGTCGGCCTCCTTCAACATGGCGTACGGCGGGTCCAGCATAAGCCCCGCCCCCGTGTCCGGGGTGGGCGTGTCCTGCTTGGGCAACGCCGGCTTGGGCGGAGCCATGAGCCCATGCGGAGGCAGCGCGGGCCAAGCGGCGGCGCAGcatcaccatcaccaccaccaccacgcgTACGCCGGCGTCAGTCCCGGGTCCCAGtacggtggcggcggcggcggcggcagcggggGACTGAACCTGAACCGAGGCCGCGACGCAAAGCCGGCGCTGCGGCGCAGCTACCCACACGCCAAGCCGCCGTACTCGTACATCTCGCTCATCACCATGGCCATCCAGCAGGCGCCGGGCAAAATGCTCACCCTCAGCGAGATCTACCAGTGGATCATGGAGCTGTTCCCCTTCTACCGGAACAACCAGCAACGCTGGCAGAACTCCATCCGGCACTCGCTCTCCTTCAACGACTGCTTCGTCAAAGTGTCCCGCTCGCCCGACAAACCGGGCAAAGGCTCCTACTGGACACTGCACCCCGACTCGGGCAACATGTTCGAGAACGGCTGCTACCTGCGCCGCCAGAAGCGCTTCAAGTGCGACAGGAAGAGCCTGGCAGAGGGCAGGAAGGATCGCGGCGGTGTTGGCGGCGCACCCTGCGTCGATGCCACCCTCAAACCGGCGGGACTCACGGATGCATCCTCGTCCAGCCGttgctcgccgccgccgccgggccCCGAGGGAGCCAAGCTGGCGGGACCCCAGCTACTCTCGTCCCTGTGCCTGCCCCCGCATGGCATGGAGCTGAAGGGCGACGCCCACTACGCCTTCAACCACCCCTTCTCCATCAACAACCTCATGTCGTCCCCAGAGCACCACAAACTGGACCTGCGGGCCTACGACGCCCTGCAGTACTCGGCCTACGGTGCCGGCCGGGGCGGCGAGGCACTGGAGGCGCCCTACTACCAGGGGGCCTGCACCAGAGCCCTGCTCAACACCTCGTAG